One stretch of Candidatus Anaeroferrophillus wilburensis DNA includes these proteins:
- the fetB gene encoding iron export ABC transporter permease subunit FetB, with the protein MKVVPLSPFDLSLAAVLILALAILSWPLKLQLGKQLLVGGLRTTVQLLLIGFILKWLFASANPGWLALMAMVMLLAAGREVMRRQQRRLAGWWGFGVGTISLFLSSFSIALFALTMVISIHPWYEPQYAIPLLGMLLGNTMNGISLGLDRLIQTVWQQRQVIEARLLLGEPWSQAVGDVRRDSIRSGLTPVINAMMAAGLVSLPGMMTGQILAGSPPVEAVKYQILIMFLISAGSGFGTLAAVSLAARRLFDHRHRLRLERLTTR; encoded by the coding sequence ATGAAGGTCGTTCCCCTGAGCCCTTTTGATCTCTCGTTGGCCGCCGTCTTGATCCTGGCACTGGCCATCCTTTCCTGGCCGCTGAAGCTGCAGCTCGGCAAGCAGCTGCTGGTGGGCGGCCTGCGGACCACGGTCCAGCTGCTGCTCATCGGCTTTATTCTCAAATGGTTGTTCGCCAGTGCCAATCCCGGTTGGCTGGCGTTGATGGCCATGGTAATGCTGCTGGCCGCCGGTCGGGAAGTGATGCGCCGCCAGCAGCGGCGACTGGCTGGCTGGTGGGGTTTTGGGGTCGGCACCATCTCCCTGTTCCTCTCCTCCTTTTCCATCGCCCTTTTTGCCCTGACCATGGTCATCAGCATCCACCCCTGGTATGAACCGCAATATGCCATTCCCCTGCTGGGCATGCTGCTTGGCAACACCATGAACGGCATCTCCCTCGGCCTTGACCGACTGATCCAGACGGTCTGGCAGCAGCGGCAGGTTATCGAAGCTCGCTTGCTGCTGGGAGAACCGTGGTCCCAGGCAGTGGGGGATGTTCGCCGCGACAGCATTCGTTCCGGCCTGACCCCGGTCATCAATGCCATGATGGCCGCCGGTCTGGTCAGCCTGCCGGGAATGATGACCGGCCAGATTCTGGCTGGCAGCCCGCCGGTGGAAGCAGTTAAATACCAGATTCTGATTATGTTTCTCATTAGCGCTGGCAGCGGCTTCGGTACTCTGGCTGCGGTCAGTCTTGCCGCCCGGCGGTTGTTTGACCATCGTCACCGCCTGCGCCTCGAGCGCCTGACCACCCGCTGA
- a CDS encoding nitroreductase family protein translates to MKGAISTYIDPERCNGCGRCVTVCPSRAISLVNGKAAITGERSFACGHCAAVCPTDAIRIADLDDQATSFRTFSQDDCWLPPGSTSTADLVHLMRSRRSIRAYQEKTVSRTTLEELVKIGVTAPSGTNSQRWTFTIIPSRSEMIAFGHLVADFYRRLNQLAAKRWLRNLLKIFGRRELAVYYQEYFQTIREGLAEWDDHGIDRLFHGAPAAILVGSRPGASCPQDDALLATQNILLAAHTMGLGTCLIGFAVEAMKREKKIGTALGIPGKEPIYSVIALGYPAVAFQRPAGRKKIVCRYYEIPLSSQESLVSDLRI, encoded by the coding sequence ATGAAGGGAGCAATCAGTACCTATATCGATCCTGAACGGTGCAATGGCTGCGGCCGGTGCGTCACTGTCTGTCCATCCAGGGCGATTTCCCTGGTCAACGGCAAAGCAGCCATTACCGGCGAACGCTCCTTTGCCTGCGGCCATTGTGCTGCCGTCTGCCCCACCGACGCCATTCGGATAGCCGACCTTGACGACCAGGCAACCAGCTTTAGGACCTTTTCCCAAGATGACTGCTGGCTGCCGCCGGGATCAACATCAACCGCCGACCTGGTCCACCTGATGCGCTCCCGCCGCTCCATCCGTGCCTACCAGGAAAAAACCGTATCCCGGACCACACTGGAGGAACTGGTAAAAATCGGCGTCACCGCCCCCTCGGGCACCAACAGCCAGCGCTGGACCTTTACCATCATTCCTTCCCGCAGTGAAATGATCGCTTTCGGTCACCTGGTGGCCGATTTCTACCGGCGGCTGAACCAACTGGCCGCCAAAAGATGGCTGCGCAATCTGCTGAAGATTTTTGGCCGACGGGAACTGGCAGTCTACTACCAGGAATATTTTCAGACCATCAGGGAAGGCTTGGCGGAGTGGGATGACCATGGCATCGACCGCTTGTTTCACGGGGCGCCGGCGGCCATCCTGGTCGGTTCACGGCCTGGGGCCAGCTGCCCCCAGGATGATGCCCTGCTGGCAACTCAGAACATTCTCTTGGCCGCACATACCATGGGTCTGGGAACCTGCCTGATTGGTTTTGCTGTTGAGGCCATGAAAAGGGAGAAAAAAATCGGCACCGCCCTGGGAATCCCTGGTAAAGAGCCCATCTATTCAGTCATCGCTTTGGGCTATCCGGCCGTTGCCTTCCAACGGCCTGCCGGCCGCAAAAAGATTGTTTGCCGGTATTATGAAATTCCCTTGTCCAGCCAAGAATCTCTGGTCAGTGATCTCCGGATATGA
- a CDS encoding cation-transporting P-type ATPase: protein MIQTQQIQHISAASVYDYLHSREEGLSRQEVAERLREVGPNSVEVKAHWQLLRTLGKQLTNFFTILLNLSAVICFVAHAMQPGENMNVMGWALLSVSLLNTGFSFLQEFRAERAMAALQQFLPPQVLVKRAGNNQKILAEELVPGDVMLVAEGDRIAADARLVVCENLLVNNAPLTGESKALPLTAAAVDKPLAESDNLLFAGCSIHKGNGVAVVYATGIRSQFGKLAHLSQAISRSVSPLERATTHMVRILTAVAVIMGGSFFIYGMGTGRPLWVNLVFMMGIIVANVPEGLLPTFTLSLAMGSLRMAKKNVLVKSLNAVEALGAVHVICSDKTGTLTRNQLAITRIAAPLTGDDVASPTEMLEILQHACSSAVVNETDKGFSGDPLDVAVVDRFTEAGGDFAGFSATIVKQYPFDVGLRRAAGIYTAGQTQLFTVKGAWEAIRPQLIGIHSKDGNKPLQADEKVLAQADAVVHRLAAGGLRVIAVAYRHLAGEDSSSKPQEELETELIFSGFLGIEDPIRPEVPASVATCLRAGIDVVMITGDHPDTAMAVAGKCGIVSVRQNAEQLVTGEQLGTMSQQELLEALAGGVRVFARTIPEQKMKIVAAYQEMDRVVAMTGDGVNDAPALKAADVGIAMGVSGTDVARESAHIILLDDNFASIVAGIEEGRTIFDNIRKFTNYVLVSNGPEILPYLLYIVLPVPLALTVIQILSIDLGTDIIPSIALGQEPPQAEVMQKPPRQRHAGLLTPGIILHSYGFLGLLEALWSIALFFYVLLAGGWQYGEKLVADQQLYRSATGIALSTILLMQIGNLVGRRSSMRSGLDRGLVRNRLLLAGIIVQMVFSWVVLYFPPAWKILGTGPVPYTTYLFAWCGIPLIFGLDYLRKKVISVRSRGLPAGN from the coding sequence ATGATCCAGACGCAGCAGATTCAGCATATCTCAGCAGCATCCGTCTATGATTATCTCCATAGCCGGGAAGAGGGTCTCAGCCGGCAGGAAGTTGCCGAGCGGCTGCGGGAGGTTGGCCCGAACAGCGTCGAAGTTAAGGCGCACTGGCAGCTGCTGCGCACCCTTGGCAAGCAGTTGACCAATTTTTTTACCATTCTGCTCAACCTGTCTGCGGTGATCTGCTTTGTTGCTCATGCCATGCAGCCCGGGGAAAACATGAATGTCATGGGCTGGGCGCTGCTGAGTGTTTCACTGTTGAACACCGGCTTCAGTTTTCTCCAGGAGTTCAGGGCTGAACGGGCGATGGCCGCACTGCAACAGTTCTTGCCCCCCCAGGTGTTGGTCAAAAGGGCAGGAAATAATCAAAAAATTCTTGCCGAAGAACTGGTGCCCGGCGATGTCATGCTGGTTGCGGAAGGAGACCGCATCGCCGCCGATGCCCGCCTGGTTGTCTGTGAGAACTTGCTGGTCAATAATGCCCCGTTGACGGGTGAATCGAAAGCACTGCCGCTTACCGCGGCAGCCGTTGACAAGCCGCTGGCGGAAAGCGATAATCTGCTTTTTGCCGGCTGCTCCATACATAAAGGGAATGGTGTTGCGGTGGTCTATGCCACCGGCATCCGGTCGCAGTTTGGCAAGTTGGCCCATCTCTCCCAGGCGATCAGCCGCAGTGTCTCGCCACTAGAACGGGCGACCACGCATATGGTGAGAATTCTCACCGCGGTTGCCGTGATAATGGGCGGCTCCTTTTTTATCTATGGCATGGGCACTGGCCGGCCGCTGTGGGTCAACCTGGTTTTCATGATGGGGATTATTGTCGCCAATGTTCCTGAAGGACTGTTGCCCACTTTTACCCTCTCATTGGCCATGGGGAGTTTGCGTATGGCCAAAAAAAATGTGTTGGTCAAAAGTCTCAATGCGGTGGAAGCCTTGGGGGCCGTCCATGTCATCTGCAGCGACAAGACCGGCACCCTGACCAGGAATCAACTGGCCATCACCAGGATTGCCGCCCCCCTGACGGGCGATGATGTTGCCAGTCCAACGGAGATGCTGGAAATCCTCCAGCATGCCTGCAGCTCTGCGGTTGTTAATGAGACGGATAAAGGTTTTTCCGGTGATCCCCTTGATGTTGCCGTGGTCGACAGATTCACTGAAGCAGGCGGTGACTTCGCTGGCTTTTCTGCGACGATTGTCAAACAGTACCCTTTTGATGTTGGCCTGCGGCGAGCAGCCGGGATCTATACCGCCGGCCAGACGCAGCTATTTACCGTTAAGGGTGCCTGGGAGGCTATCCGTCCCCAGCTTATTGGGATCCATTCAAAAGATGGAAATAAACCCCTCCAGGCAGATGAAAAAGTACTGGCGCAGGCGGATGCCGTTGTCCATCGGCTGGCTGCCGGCGGATTACGGGTCATTGCCGTTGCCTACCGCCATCTGGCAGGTGAAGACAGCAGCAGCAAACCTCAGGAGGAGCTGGAGACGGAGCTGATTTTTTCGGGTTTTCTTGGCATTGAGGATCCCATCCGTCCGGAAGTGCCGGCTTCGGTTGCCACCTGTCTGAGAGCCGGCATCGATGTCGTCATGATTACCGGCGATCATCCGGATACGGCGATGGCGGTTGCCGGAAAGTGCGGCATTGTATCTGTAAGGCAAAATGCTGAGCAGTTGGTGACTGGTGAACAGCTGGGAACGATGTCTCAACAGGAGCTGCTAGAAGCACTAGCCGGCGGCGTTCGCGTCTTTGCCCGTACCATACCGGAACAGAAGATGAAAATCGTTGCCGCCTACCAGGAAATGGACAGGGTGGTGGCCATGACCGGCGACGGGGTCAATGATGCTCCGGCCCTTAAGGCTGCCGATGTGGGGATTGCCATGGGAGTGAGCGGTACCGATGTGGCGCGGGAATCAGCTCATATCATCCTGCTGGATGATAACTTTGCTTCCATCGTTGCCGGCATTGAGGAAGGACGGACCATTTTCGATAATATCCGCAAATTTACCAATTATGTCCTGGTCAGCAACGGACCGGAAATTCTCCCCTACCTCCTCTATATAGTCCTGCCCGTGCCCCTGGCATTGACCGTTATTCAGATTCTCTCCATTGATTTGGGGACCGATATTATCCCCTCCATCGCCCTTGGGCAGGAACCGCCACAAGCGGAAGTGATGCAAAAGCCGCCCAGGCAACGCCATGCAGGGTTGTTGACCCCGGGCATTATCCTGCACAGTTACGGTTTCCTGGGTTTGTTGGAAGCGCTGTGGTCGATTGCGCTGTTTTTTTATGTCCTGCTGGCCGGTGGCTGGCAGTATGGTGAGAAGCTGGTTGCTGATCAGCAACTGTATCGCTCGGCAACCGGTATTGCCCTGAGCACCATTCTCCTGATGCAGATCGGCAATCTGGTGGGCCGCCGCTCCTCTATGCGCAGTGGTCTGGATAGAGGTCTTGTTCGCAACCGGCTGCTCCTGGCCGGCATTATTGTCCAGATGGTTTTCTCCTGGGTTGTGCTCTATTTCCCTCCCGCCTGGAAGATCCTTGGAACCGGACCGGTCCCCTATACAACGTATCTGTTTGCCTGGTGCGGCATTCCGCTGATTTTTGGTCTTGATTATCTGCGCAAAAAAGTGATTTCAGTTCGGAGTCGTGGTCTGCCTGCCGGAAATTGA